GCTGCCTGACGGGCCGGGTGATCTGCATCAGCAAGCGGAGCAACACCCTGGCCTGGGTCGTCGACGGCCGGATCGTCTCGGCGATGGACGTGCGCTTCGGCTCCCAGTACACCCCGACCCGCGAGGGCACCTTCGCCATCACGTTCAAGAGCCGCCGGCACGTCTCGACGCTGTACCACACGGCCATGCCGTACGCGATGTTCTTCAGCGGCGGTCAGGCCGTGCACTACTCGGCGGACTTCGCCGCCCGCGGCTACACCGGCGCCTCGCACGGCTGCGTCAACGTACGGGACAAGGCGAAGGTCGCCGCGCTGTTCGACGCGGTGCGGAAGGGAACGAAGGTGGTCGTCTACCACTAGGGCGGCCACCTGCCGTCGGTGGCGCGCCGATTGGGAGCCGGCGGCAGGGACCAGACGGCTGGTCGGCCGGTCGGAAGAGATGGGGCGCGGGCAGGGCCGGGGGAACGTGCCCCGCCCGCGCCGAGTGCGCTGAGCCGTGGGTACGGGGGGAACCCCGGCTCGTCGCGCAGCCGATGACCAGTCGGCTTCACTCAGTACTGCGTCACCGGGTCGGAAAACGTCACACCTAGCTTGTGGCCGTCGTACCGGGCGTCGTGCTGACGGAGTCCGTGCTGGTCACGGACGGGGAAGGGGACGGGGTGGCGGTACCGGGGGTGGTGGTGCCGGGCGGGGAGGGCGCTGGCCCGCCCTCCTGGTCGCCGCCGGGGTCACCGCTCTGCCCCGAGTCGCCGCCGGTTCCGCTGCCGCCCAGGCCGCCGGTGAAGCCATCGTTGTCACCGGAGCCGCCGCCGAGGCCGTAACGCGCCAGGTAGGCACGGCAGAAGGCGTGCACCTTGTCGGCACCGCCGGCCCGCTTCTCCAGGCGGCGCAGCGCGTCGCGGTCCATCCCGTTCCGATTGCCGGATTCGTAGTTCCGGCAGAGGCCGAGCAGGAGCTGCTTCTTGGTGCCGGGTACGCCGTTGCCCTTCCCGCCGCCGGGCCGGTCGTCGCGTCCGGCGCCGCCGCCGGGCGTGCCGGGGGTCCCGGTCGCACCCGGGCTGGTGCCCGGGGTCGGGGTGCGGGCGGGCGCGGAAGTCCCTCCGCCCGGCGTCGCGTCGGGGGTCCGGGCCGTCGTGCCGTCCGTCTCGGCGCCCGGCTCGCGGGTGTCCAACGGGCCGGGGGACTCGGCGGCGGACACGCTGGAGCCCGGGGCGGGGTCGCCGCCCTCGAAGGGCGTCGGCAGGACGCCGGTGCCGGCGGCGACGGCGACGCCGCCGATGGCGCAGACGGCGAGGGCCACGGCGAAGCCGCGCCGCAAGGGGCGGGCGAGCCGGGTGCGTTCGGCGAGGCCGGTGGCGCGACCGGAGCCGACGGCGGCCGGCGGCGCGTCGGCGCCACGCGACCGGGCGCCGGCGCGGGCGGCCTGACGGAACGCCGCGAGAGCGGTCTCCTCGCCGGGCAGCGGCGCGGTGCCGGGAGCCTCGGCGCCGACCGCGGCGGCGGCCTTCAGCAGCTGTTCGAGCTCGTGCGCGCCGTCGCCGCGCCGGGCACTGACCGGTTCACCGCGCAGCAACCGCTCCGCGGTGTCCTTGTCGAGCCAGTTGTACCGGTCGTCGGCCATCACATGTCCTTCTGCGTTCCGGCGGCCGTTTCCGTCACACCTGGTACGTACGATTCCGCCACGCCGTCGCGGCGTCTTCGGTCCTGGAGCGGCAGTCCGCTCACCGGTCCGCCGCCCTTGCGGGGACCGGGTGCGAGGCGCCCCGAGGGGGCGCCGTCGGCTTCGTCTGGGCGGTCGTCCGCGTCTTCCGGGCCGCCGCCGCCCGGCGGCTCGCCGATCAGCTCCGCGAGCTTGCGCAGTCCGCGGTGCGCGGCGGTGCGCACCGCGCCGGGACGCTTGCCGAGCACCTCCGCGGTGGACTTGGCGTCCAGCCCCACCACCACCCGCAGCACCACCGCCTCGGCCTGGTCCTGCGGGAGCCTGGCTATCAGCCGCATGGTGCGGCCGGTGCCGAGGGCCTCCAGCGCCTCGCCGGCGGTGTCCGACGCGGCGGGGGTGTCGGCCAGTTCGCTCTCGTCGCCGCCGACCGCCGGGCGCCGGCCGCGCATCCGGATGTGGTCCAGGGCGCGGTTGCGGGCGATGCGGGCGGCCCAGCCGCGGAAGCGGTCGGCGTCACCGGTGAAGCGCGCGAGGTCGCGGGTTATCTGCAACCACGCCTCGGAGGTGACGTCCTCAACGTCCGCTTCGCTCACCAACGTCCGTACGTACCCCAGAAGTCGGGGATGTACGGCGCGGTAGACGGTTCGGAACGCGGCCTCGTCGCCGTCCTGCGCCGCCTGCACGGCCACCGTCAGCCGACGGTCGTCCGGCTGAATGTCGTCCCCTCGCACGGGTCCATCCTGTCGCACGTGGAATGTCCGCCGCCCGGTCCTTGCTGCTTTGTGTCCTTGTCCGGCTCCGTTGCCGGCTGCCGTCCGGGAGCTGTCCGGGCCAGCGCCCGTCACCGCTGGTCAGGACGCGCCGAGAACTCCCGGTAACCGGCTGTTCCTGCTGACCGTAACCCGTGGACACACCCGCTCCGAATCCGGGAGGGCGCTCCCGGCCGCCCGTCCGGGGCCGGAACCCGGACCGCGCCACGCTGCCGACGCACCGGAGAGGCGCGCGCACGGATCCATCTGGAACTCCCGGGAGGAACGTCGTGATGCGGGCCGCCGTGGGGGCGCGACCGGTGCGCCCACCGGCGCGGATCCGCACGTTACGGGCCTGGCCGGGCCCGCGTCCAGAGCACTGGCGGTACCCCGGCCCGCACCGCGTGTGACGCTTTCGAGCCGTCTGGCGCTGTACGGATTAGGGGGCCGTCACGGCCCTTCGCGAACGACGGCCGGGGCCTCTCCTGTGGGGGGTGGCGGCCCCGGCCGTCCTCGCTTCTCACCCGTTTCTTACCGGGGCGGCCCCGCCACCCGGTCGGCCAGCGCCTTGAAGTCCGTCCAGGACAGCGCGGGCTTCCGCGAGTCCCAGGTCTTCTGCGCCAGCGCCGCCAGCGGCAGCCGGATCCCGGTGGCCACCTGCGCCTGCGTCTGCGCCTGGGACCGGTCGGCCCAGATCGCGAACCGCGCGCCGGGGATCCGATCCGGGCCGGTCATGCTCGCGGGCACCGCGACCGGCTGGGTGTGGCGGAGCACCAGCGGGGTCCAGCTCTCGTAGATCCGCTGGCCGGTGGGGTAGGTGAACTGGTTGGGCTCGCCGAGGACGTAGTAGAGGTACTCGTCGTTGAAGTTCATGACGTTGCGGCCCTCGCGCAGGAACTCCGCGGGATCGCGCTTGCCGATCTCCTTGCCGGTCCAGTAGTCGACCATCCGGTTCTTGGCGGCGCTGGCCCTCGGGCTGGAGAAGAAGCCGTCGTTCCACGCCTCGATGCGGTTCTTGCCCTTGGCCTCGACGGTCTTCTGCCGGTCGTTCAGCCAGCCGGTCGCCAGGTCCTCGATGGTGCCGCCCGGCCCGTACTTCTGCCGCGCGGCCCGGGCGAGCTGCGGATAGGTGGCCGACGGGGAGGACGACATCAGCGCCTGGTACTCGTCACCGCCCAGGTGCCAGTAGGCGGGGGCGCCCTTGGGGTTGGTGAACAGCTCGCTCATCTCCTTGAGCAGCGAGTCGATCAGCGGGGCCGCCTTGGGGTTGGAGATGTCGATCGCCCCCGGCACCACCGATCCGGACGCCTTGTGCAGCAGCAGGTCCTGGTGGTGGGCGAGCACGGCGCCGAGGTGGCCGGGCGAGTCCAGCTCCGGGACGACGGAGATGTGCAGGCTCTGCGCCAGCTGGATGATCTGACGGACCTGCGCCTTGCTGAGGTGGTCGGCGGAGACCACCTCGGGGTGGGTGTCGCTCTGGATGCGGAAGCCCTGGTCGTCGGAGAAGTGCAGCTGGAACTGGTTGAGCTTGAGGTCGGCGATCTCGCGCAGCCGGTCCTCGATCCAGCCCTGGGTGAAGGGCTTGCGCGCGTTGTCCAGCGACATGCCGCGCTGCGGGCGGTCCGGCCGGTCCTCGATGGTGCCCTCGGGCAGCCCGCCGGCGGCGCGCACGGCCTGCTTGACGGTGCGGGTGCCGTAGAAGATTCCGGCGTCGGTGGGGGCCGTCAGAGTGAGCCGGGTGCCGCGGGCGGTGAGGGTGTACGCCTCGTCCGCGGTGCCCTGCACCGGGACGTTGTTGGCGGTGCTGCCGCCCTTCCCGCTGAGTTTCACCTCGATGTCGCCCGGCTGGACGGTCTCGCCGCCGTAGACGACGGGCAGGCCGCCCAAATCGTGGGCCATGAGTTGCGCCTCGTCCGCCACATTGCTCTTCGGGCCGGCAGGGACGACCACCCGGGCCCCCTTCGACGGGCGCCAGCCGGGGCCGTCGGCCCGTCGGAAGTCCCGCACGGCCGGGACGACCTGCGGCGTTCCGGTCACCGGCGCCCAGCTCGGGGTGGCCCCCGACGACGGTTTCACCTTGGCGCTGGTACTGCCGGGCGGTTCGGTTTCGACGGTTTGGGAGCAGCCGGCGAGCAAGAGGGCACCGACGAGCACCGTGGCCGGGAACGTGGCGCGCGGCTGCCTTATCGGGTTCGACATCGTGCAATCCTCACTTTTCGGGGCGAAGGCATTGCCAGGTGCAGATCCGGTCGTCCACCGACCGCGCGAGCGCTCTCTCATCCGGGTGAAATTCGCGCAGCCGTCGGACAACGGTCGACAAGCGTCGTTAGCGTGGCGTCTCTGTACGTCACCCCTTTCCCAGGGCTCTCCTGGAACCGCCGGATACCGCCGGGCCGTCGTGCCTCACGCACCACCGCCACACCCGCCGCCGCTTCCGCACACGTCCCGGTCCGGTCCGCTTACCCCAGCTTCCGTCAGCCGCCCGTCCCGCACCCGTCGAAAAGATCCCTCCGCATCCGTCCGAGGAGCCCACGCTGTCCGGTGACACTCCGGCCGCCAGGCCGACGACGCTGCGTCCTCCGCAGCCCCCGTGGTGCGGCATACCTTCGCAGGCCCCCGGCGCCGCCCCGACCGGGCCCCACCCCGAGAGCCGCGGACTGGTCCGCTTCAACGCGCTCGGCCACGAGGAGGTGCGCTCCGCGCTCCTCGGCTGCTGCGGCAGCCGCCGCTGGGCGGAGCGGGTGGCCGCGCACCGTCCGTACCCCGACACCGAGTCCCTGCTCGCCGCCTCCGACGAGGCGTGTTACGACCTGACGGCGGCCGAGCTGGACGAGGCGCTCGCCGGGGAGTCGCTCTCCCCGCTGCCGCTGGCCGGCGCGCGCGGCCCGGCCACGCTCGCGGCCCACACGGCGCTGCGCGCGGCGCACGCCGAGTACGAGCGGCGCTTCCGCCATGTCTTCGTCATCTGCCTGGACGGCTACCGCGACGACGAACTGCTCGACCAGGTGCTGTCCGGCATCCGCACCCGGCTGGGCAACGAACCGGAGGAGGAACGGGCGGTCGCGGCGGACGAGCTGCGCCGGCTGGCCCGCGGCCGGCTGGCCCGGATCCTGGCCCCGGGACCCTGAACGGACGGGCGCCCGATGGCCGCATTGCCCGATAGTTCGGCACAATTCCGATTCGTCCTCGTGTGATAGCCCGTTGGTGGCTGTTTGATCACACCTAAGGACCCCCGCGCGAGGAACCGACAGCTCGTCGATACGATGACGAGCGGCCGGTGGACCGTACCCGGCCGGGCCCGACCGACAGAGAAGCCGGCGCGGCCCTAGTCCCCGCTCCCGGAGGGTTCTTCCGTGCCGGCTGGAACGCTGTACCGCGGCCGGGAAGGCATGTGGTCCTGGGTGGCTCATCGAGTCACCGGCGTCCTCATCTTCTTCTTCCTGTTCGTCCACGTCCTCGACACCGCTCTCGTACGCGTCTCCCCCGAGGCGTACGACAACGTCGTTGCGACATACAAGACGCCTATCGTCAACGTGATGGAGTACGGCCTGGTGGCCGCCATCCTCTTCCACGCGCTCAACGGCCTGCGGGTCGTCGCCGTGGACTTCTGGTCGAAGGGCCCGAAGTACCAGAAGCAGATGCTGTGGACCGTTGTCGGTGTCTGGGTCGTGCTGATGGCCGGTGCCTTCTACCCCGTGCTGCAGCACACCCTGCGCACGCTGTTCGGGAGCTGACGCGAGATGTCCGCTGAAACCACCCCCGCAGCCACCGCGACGGGCGCGACCGACACCGTGTCGCTCTACGACGTGGACAACCCGGCGCCGGTCATCGAGCCGCCGCGCAAGCGCACCGGGAAGTCCGGCCGCGCGTCCCGCGGCAACTTCGAGATGCAGGCATGGCTGTTCATGCGGCTGTCCGGCATCGTGCTGGTCGTCCTCGTCCTGGGTCACCTGCTGATCCAGCTGGTCCTCGACGGCGGCGTCTCCAAGATCGGCTTCGCGTTCGTCGCCGGCCGCTGGGCCTCGCCCTTCTGGCAGGTCTGGGACCTGGCGATGCTGTGGCTGGCCATGCTGCACGGCGCCAACGGCCTGCGCACCGTCATCAACGACTACGCGCAGCGGGACAACACCCGCTTCTGGCTGAAGATGCTGCTGTACACCGCGACGGTGTTCACCGTCCTTCTGGGCACGCTGGTGATCTTCACCTTCGACCCGAACATCTCCTGAAGCCGGGGCTGACTGGAACCATGAAGATCCACAAGTACGACACCGTCATCGTCGGCGCCGGCGGCGCGGGCATGCGCGCGGCCATCGAGTCGACCAAGCGCAGCCGCACCGCGGTCCTGACGAAGCTCTACCCGACCCGCTCCCACACCGGCGCCGCCCAGGGCGGTATGGCCGCCGCCCTCGCGAACGTCGAGGACGACAACTGGGAGTGGCACACCTTCGACACGATCAAGGGCGGCGACTACCTGGTCGACCAGGACGCCGCCGAGATCCTCGCGAAGGAGGCCATCGACTCGGTCCTCGACCTGGAGAAGATGGGCCTGCCGTTCAACCGCACGCCCGAGGGCAAGATCGACCAGCGCCGGTTCGGCGGTCACTCCCGTAACCACGGTGAGGCCCCGGTCCGCCGGTCCTGCTACGCCTCGGACCGCACCGGCCACATGATCCTCCAGACGCTGTACCAGAACTGCGTCAAGGAGGGCGTGGAGTTCTTCAACGAGTTCTACGTGCTCGACCTGCTGCTCCAGGACGTCGACGGCGTCAAGAAGTCCGCGGGCGTCGTCGCGTACGAGCTGGCCACCGGCGAGATCCACGTCTTCCAGGCGAAGTCGATCGTCTTCGCCTCCGGCGGCACCGGCAAGTTCTTCAAGGTGACCTCCAACGCGCACACCCTGACCGGTGACGGCCAGGCCGCCGCCTACCGCCGCGGGCTGCCGCTGGAGGACATGGAGTTCTTCCAGTTCCACCCGACCGGCATCTGGCGGATGGGCATCCTGCTGACGGAGGGCGCCCGTGGTGAGGGCGGCATCCTCCGCAACAAGGACGGCGAGCGCTTCATGGAGAAGTACGCGCCCGTCATGAAGGACCTCGCCTCGCGTGACGTCGTCTCGCGCTCCATCTACACGGAGATCCGCGAGGGCCGCGGCTGCGGTCCCGACGGCGACCACGTCTACCTGGACCTCACGCACCTCCCGCCGGAGCAGCTGGACGCCAAGCTCCCGGACATCACCGAGTTCGCGCGCACGTACCTCGGCATCGAGCCCTACACGGACCCGATCCCGATCCAGCCGACCGCGCACTACGCCATGGGCGGCATCCCGACCAACGTCGAGGGTGAGGTCCTGGCGGACAACACCACCGTCGTGCCGGGCCTGTACGCGGCCGGCGAGGTCGCCTGCGTCTCCGTGCACGGCGCCAACCGCCTGGGCACCAACTCGCTGCTGGACATCAACGTGTTCGGCCGCCGGGCCGGCATCGCGGCGGCGGAGTACTCCTCCTCGGCCGACTTCGTCGAGCTGCCCGAGGACCCCGCCCAGCAGGTCGTCGAGCAGGTCGAGCGGCTGCGCAACTCCTCCGGCACCGAGCGGGTCACCGAGATCCGCAAGGAGCTCCAGGAGTGCATGGACGCCAACGTGATGGTGTTCCGCACCGAGCAGACGATCAAGACCGCGGTCGAGAAGATCGGCGAGCTGCGCGAGCGCTACCGGAACGTGGCCATCCAGGACAAGGGCAAGCGGTTCAACACCGACCTGCTGGAGGCCATCGAGCTGGGCAACCTGCTCGACCTGGCCGAGGTCATGGCGGTCTCCGCGCTCGCCCGCAAGGAGTCCCGCGGCGGTCACTACCGCGAGGACTACCCCAACCGCGACGACGTCAACTTCATGCGGCACACCATGGCGTACCGCGAGGTGGGCGCAGACGGCACCGAGTCGATCCGTCTCGACTACAAGCCGGTCGTGCAGACCCGCTACCAGCCGATGGAGCGTAAGTACTGATGAGCACCCCGACTCTGGAAAAGGCGGACGAGGCCGGCACGCCCGAGCCCGGTTTCGTCGACTCCCCCTACATCACGGTCACCTTCCGGATCCGCCGGTTCAACCCGGAGGTCTCCGACGAGGCCAGCTGGCAGGACTTCCAGCTGGAGATCGACCCCAAGGAGCGCGTCCTGGACGCCCTCCACAAGATCAAGTGGGAGCTCGACGGTTCGCTGACCTTCCGCCGCTCCTGCGCCCACGGCATCTGCGGCTCGGACGCCATGCGGATCAACGGCCGTAACCGGCTGGCCTGCAAGACGCTGATCAAGGACATCAACCCGGAGAAGCCGATCACCGTCGAGGCCATCAAGGGCCTGACCGTGATGAAGGACCTTGTCGTCGACATGGAGCCCTTCTTCCAGGCGTACCGCGACGTGATGCCGTTCCTGATCACGACCGGCAACGAGCCGACCCGTGAGCGTCTGCAGTCCGCCGAGGACCGTGAGCGCTTCGACGACACCACCAAGTGCATCCTGTGCGCCGCCTGCACGTCCTCGTGCCCGGTGTTCTGGAACGACGGCCAGTACTTCGGCCCGGCGGCGATCGTCAACGCGCACCGCTTCATCTTCGACAGCCGTGACGAGGGTGGCGAGCAGCGCCTGGAGATCCTCAACGACAAGGACGGCGTCTGGCGCTGCCGGACCACGTTCAACTGCACGGACGCCTGCCCGCGCGGTATCGAGGTCACCAAGGCGATCCAGGAGGTCAAGCGAGCGCTGATCACCCGGCGCTTCTGACCGCCGTCACCGGCGCCTGCCGGCTGCCCGGGCCGCGGCCCGGGCACCGATCAGCGACGGTACGTCCCTGAGGGCCTCGCTTCCGGAGAACCGGAAGCGGGGCCCTTCGGCCGTCGCGGGGTGGGACGTGGCGGCCCGGCCGGCCGGCGCGCTCCGCGCCTCGGCGGCCGGATAGACCAGTACCGGCGGCAGCGCGTCGTCCACCAGCGCCACCGGGTCGTCCCGGCAGAAGTACGAGGGGACCAGGACCAGCCCCCGGCCCTGCAGGAACAGCTCCCGCTCCACGGGGTAGTCGACCTCCAGCACCGGTGGCCGCCACCGCATCACCGGGCCGAACGTCCGCAGCATCGCCTCCGCGCCCGACTGACCGAGCGCGTGCGCCCGCAACGCCCGGTCCGCGCCGACCCGCCCGGCGATCCGCGGCCAGCTCGGCGCGATGGCCAGGTGGTGGTACGTCCGCAGGCTCCGCGCGAGGTGGCGCAGGGCGGCCGGCTCCCCCTCCCCGATCCCGCGGGCCCAGCCCGGCAGCGCCCGGTGCCCCGACAGCAGCGTCAGCTCGGTCCGGAGCCGGCTGCGCGGGGTGCTCATGACGGCTTCCAGGCCGGGCTCGACGCCGTCCAGCGCGGCGAACGGGGTGAGGAAATCCGGGAAGTAGCCGTGCTTGGGCACCAGCGGCAGCAGGGTCCGCAGCGGGCCGGGGCCGTGCCGTACCGCGTGCTGCCGCCAGTGCGCCAGCGCCGGCTCGGTCCGGCACTCCCGCAGACTGTGCAGGCTCAGCACCGTCTCCCAGAGCGGGTCGGCCCCGTCGGCGACCCGCGTACGCGTCAGATCCTGCGCCGTGAAGTGCACTCTCAGCACATCAGCCCCCTGCTTCTCGCCCCTCCCCCGAGGCGTGCACACGAGGATCTGTCCGGTGGGTAGCTTGTGGCAAGCGGAACACACGAGTAGCTTGCCTGCCTTTCGGCCGGGCCGCCGTCGACGCGCCCGCTGCCCGCTCAGCCCGCGCGCAGCGCCAGCGCCGCCAGCGCCTCGTCCTGCGTCCGGCGCTCCCGCATGACCTGCACATACGCCCCGAGCGCGGCCCGCCTCCGTGCCAACTCGGTCATCTCGTGGTCGAGTTGGGCCATCTTCCGTTCGACGATGCCGCTCGACAGCGCACACGGCGTCAGCCCCGGCCCGCCCTGGGCACAGGGCAGCAGCTCGCGGATGTCGTCGGTGTTCAGCCCGGTGGCGAGCAGCTCCCTGATCCGCCCCACGACCTCGACCGCGTCCTCGCCGTCGTACCGCCGGTACCCGTTCGCGTCCCGCTCGGCCCCCAGCAGGCCCCGCTGCTCGTAGTAGCGCAGCACCCGGGTGCTGACCCCCGTACGCCGCGCCAGCTCACCGATCCGCATCCGCGTCCCCCTCTTCCCGGCCGGCTTGACCTTCACACCGATGTCAAGCTGCAACCTCTTCCCCATGACGCAGATTCCCGCGGGCCCCGCGCCCGTTGCCGCCCCGCTCCCGCCCCTGTCCACCACGGTCGCCGGTGATCCGGCGGGCCCCGGCGTCCTGCTGGCCCACGGCGCCACCGGCAGCATCGAGAGCAACTACGGCGCCCTTCTCCCCGCGCTGGCGGCCTCCGGCCACCGGGTGGTGGCGCCCGACTACCCCGGCTCGGGCGAAACCCCGCGCGCCACCGGCCCGTTGGAGCTGGACGCGCTGGCCGACGCCGTGGTCGCCGAGGCCGTCTCGGCCGGCCTGGAGACCTTCACCGTGATCGGCTACTCCATGGGCACCGCCGTCGCCGTACGCGCCGCCGCCCGGCACCCGGAACGCGTACGGGGCCTGGTCCTCACCGCCGGACTCGCCAGGGCGGACGCCCGCACCAGGCTCTGGCTCGACCTGTGGCTGCGGCTGCTGGCCCACGGCGACTACACCGCCTTCGCCCAGACCGGCGCCCTCAGCGCCTTCTCGCCCGAGTACTTCAACGCCATGTCGCCGGCGGAGCGGGCCGCCGTACTGGACCCGGACCCCACCCGGCGGCCCGCCGGCTCCGCCGAACAGGCCGCGCTCGTCGGCAGGTTGGACACCACCGGCGACCTCCCCGGCATCTCCGTCCCCACCCTGGTCATCGCGACCGGCCGGGACGAGCTGCTGCACCCGGACCACTCCCGCTACCTGGCCGACCACATCCCCGGCGCCGCGTACGCGGAGATCGCCACCGGCCACCTGCCGATGGTCGAGCGCCCGGAGGAGTGGCAGGACCTGATCGCCGCCTTCCTGGCCGAGCACGGGCTCTGAGGGCCGGGGTCGGGCGGGCGGGTGCCGGCGAGGGGGGCGAGGGGCGCGCGGGCGGCACGTGGACCGCGGGCGAGGGCTGGGCATCCCTGCCGATGGTCCCGGCCCGGCCGTCGAAGGACCTGACTTTCGTCAGTGCCGCGGCGGCCCGCCCCCTGCCTAGGATCGGAGCCATGAAGAGACCTCAACTCCGGTGTGGCATTGCCGCGTTACTCCTCTCCGCCGCCCTCCCGCTGCCGCTCGCCACGGCCGCCGTCGCCGCCCCCGCACCGCCCGCGGCGTCCGCCACGCCCGCGACGTCCGCCGCACCCGGGGTGCCCGCCACTGCCCGCCTCACCCTCCCGGCCCCCACCGGGCCGTACGCCGTCGGACGCGACACCCTCCACCTCACCGACCCGCAGCGCCGGGACCCCTGGGTGCCCGCCGCGGGCGCCCGTGAGCTGATGGTGTCGCTGTACTACCCGGCGCACCGGGGCACGGGAGGTGCCCGCGCGCCCTACATGACGGCCGAGGAGGCCCGGCTCCTCCTGGAGGGCGACAAGCTCACCGGCGTGGTGCCGCCCGAGGTGCTCGCCGGCACCCGTACCCATGCGCGTACCGGTGCCCGGCCGGCCGGCGGCCGGCACCCGCTGGTGGTGCTCTCCCCGGGCTTCACGCTGAACCGCGCCACGTTGTCCCTGCTCGCCGAGGAACTCACCTCGCGCGGCTATGTCGTGGCGCTGCTCGACCACGCCTACGAATCCTTCGGCACGACGTTCCCCGGGGGCCGCACCCTGACGTGTGCGGCGTGCCGAGCCGTCGAGAGCGCCCCGGGGAGCACCGCCGAGAAGCTGATGGCGAAGGTGGCGACCGGCCGCGCCGCCGACATCCGCTTCGTCCTCGACACCCTGACGGGGCGGGGACACGGCGCGGACACCCGCGCGGTATCCGGCCACGGCACTCCGGCCGGCCGGTACGCGGGCCTCATCGACCCGCGGCGGATCGGCGTCGCCGGGCACTCCATCGGCGGCAACAGCGCGGCCGCCGCCATGGCCGCCGACCGGCGGATCCGCGCCGGGGTCAACATGGACGGCACGTTCTTCGCACCGGTCCCGCCCGGCGGGCTCGACGGCCGCCCGTTCCTGATGCTCGGCTCGCTCGACGGACACGCGCCCGGCGCGGAGGACACCACCTGGCTGCGCGACTGGCGGCGCCTCGACGGCTGGAAGCGCTGGCTGACGGTCCGCGACGCCGGCCACTTCACCTTCATCGACATCCCGGTCCTGGGCGCTCAGCTCGGCATCACCGACCCCTCCGCCCCGCTCCCCGGCAAGCGCTCCGGGGAGATCACCCGCGACTACGTCGGCGCCTTCTTCGACCGGCACCTGCGCGGCCTGCCCGAGCCCGTCCTGGACGGTCCGACGGCCGCCAACCCCGAGGTCCTCTTCCAACGGCCGTGAGCAGTGCCCGGTCGCGTCACTCGTTCTCCGGCTTTCGCGGACCTCGTGGTCAGCTCCCGGACACAGACTGACGCTCCCCCACCAGGGAATCGTCCAGGACCTTGTCCAGGAAGTCGTCCAGGTGCCGCACGAGGCGCGCGATCCGGTCCTCCAGCGGCAGCGTCTCCTCGTGCCGGCCGGCGAGCTGTGAGCGCTTGCGCCCCCGCACGTAGAGGGAGCAGGCCAGATCGGCGCAGAAGTACGCGCCGACGGTGTTCCCCTGCCGCCCGGCGGCCCCCGCCCGGCGCGCCGCGAGCAGACTGACGCCGGAGCCCGGATGGCCGGTCAC
The sequence above is a segment of the Streptomyces lydicus genome. Coding sequences within it:
- a CDS encoding alpha/beta fold hydrolase is translated as MTQIPAGPAPVAAPLPPLSTTVAGDPAGPGVLLAHGATGSIESNYGALLPALAASGHRVVAPDYPGSGETPRATGPLELDALADAVVAEAVSAGLETFTVIGYSMGTAVAVRAAARHPERVRGLVLTAGLARADARTRLWLDLWLRLLAHGDYTAFAQTGALSAFSPEYFNAMSPAERAAVLDPDPTRRPAGSAEQAALVGRLDTTGDLPGISVPTLVIATGRDELLHPDHSRYLADHIPGAAYAEIATGHLPMVERPEEWQDLIAAFLAEHGL
- a CDS encoding FBP domain-containing protein; its protein translation is MDPVGEKAIRASFVNCSKGEASRINLPAGLGDLRWEDLDFLGWRDPGAPDRGYLVAPRGDGLVGVTLRVPQGVRRSFTKTTVCSVCVTGHPGSGVSLLAARRAGAAGRQGNTVGAYFCADLACSLYVRGRKRSQLAGRHEETLPLEDRIARLVRHLDDFLDKVLDDSLVGERQSVSGS
- a CDS encoding alpha/beta hydrolase family protein, which produces MKRPQLRCGIAALLLSAALPLPLATAAVAAPAPPAASATPATSAAPGVPATARLTLPAPTGPYAVGRDTLHLTDPQRRDPWVPAAGARELMVSLYYPAHRGTGGARAPYMTAEEARLLLEGDKLTGVVPPEVLAGTRTHARTGARPAGGRHPLVVLSPGFTLNRATLSLLAEELTSRGYVVALLDHAYESFGTTFPGGRTLTCAACRAVESAPGSTAEKLMAKVATGRAADIRFVLDTLTGRGHGADTRAVSGHGTPAGRYAGLIDPRRIGVAGHSIGGNSAAAAMAADRRIRAGVNMDGTFFAPVPPGGLDGRPFLMLGSLDGHAPGAEDTTWLRDWRRLDGWKRWLTVRDAGHFTFIDIPVLGAQLGITDPSAPLPGKRSGEITRDYVGAFFDRHLRGLPEPVLDGPTAANPEVLFQRP